The Panicum hallii strain FIL2 chromosome 5, PHallii_v3.1, whole genome shotgun sequence genome contains the following window.
CACATTCTCAGTCTCCATCCTGCGAAACATTTCGACAGCTTGCAAACCAAGGCCATGCAATGCAAATCCAGCAATCAGTGTTGTCCAAGTCACAACGCTCTTCTCCTCCATACCCTCAAACACCTCCACTGCCTTCTCGATACACCCGCATTTCATGTACATGTCAATGATCGCATTCATCAGTGGTATCTTCTGGAATAACCCCCGCCTCACCACAAACATGTGCACCCACTCTCCTAGATCAACCGCGCCCAAATCCCCGCATGCGGACAGAACTGACAGCAACGCCACCCCGTCAGGCTCAATCCCTTCCTCCACCTGCATTCTCCGGAACACCTCTACTGCTTCCTCTGGCTGCTTCATCTGCGCGTACGCCCCAATCAAAGTTGTCCACGACACCACATTCCTCTCAGGCATTGCATCAAACAGCTCCCGCGCGCCGACCAGGTCCCCGGACTTCACGTACCCCGCGATCATAACGTTCCAGGCCACCACATCCCTGTCGAGCATCTCGTCGAACACGCTGCGCGCGGCGGCCAGGCGTCCGCAGGCGCAGTACACCTGGACGAGGCTGGCGGAGACGTGGGCGTCGGAGGCCGCGAGGCCGGCGCGGAGGATCAGGGAGTGGAGCTGCGGGCCGAGGAGGCTCCCGCGGAGGAGTTgaggcgggaggcgggcggcggccctGAGGGAGACAGAGGGGTGCACACGGCGTAGAAGGGCGGCAGCGTGGGAGCGGTGGCGGGGCGCGAGGCGGAGGGAGGCGAGTAGGAGCGCGGAGAGGAGGCCCGGGTG
Protein-coding sequences here:
- the LOC112894114 gene encoding pentatricopeptide repeat-containing protein At5g56310-like, which encodes MPPPPPPLPPALHRVVSLLPRVASPRQLLQAHAFLLPRGGHRHPGLLSALLLASLRLAPRHRSHAAALLRRVHPSVSLRAAARLPPQLLRGSLLGPQLHSLILRAGLAASDAHVSASLVQVYCACGRLAAARSVFDEMLDRDVVAWNVMIAGYVKSGDLVGARELFDAMPERNVVSWTTLIGAYAQMKQPEEAVEVFRRMQVEEGIEPDGVALLSVLSACGDLGAVDLGEWVHMFVVRRGLFQKIPLMNAIIDMYMKCGCIEKAVEVFEGMEEKSVVTWTTLIAGFALHGLGLQAVEMFRRMETENVVPNDVTFLAVLSACSHVGLTDLGRWYFNVMVSHYRMKPRVEHYGCMVDILGRAGCLMEAQDLVQEMPFKANAAIWGALLAAARTHGDTGLGEQALLHLIDLESHNSGNYILLSNIYAEQERWDDVSKLRKAMKERGLKNVPGASSIEIDGMVHEFTSRDGSHPCLHKICELLCEVNTNMKSVGVIAVLPEVLHDIEEG